The region AAGTCGGCGAACTGCGCGTTGACGCGCTCAGAGCGACGTTCCTACAATAGCGGGATCGCGGCGAGTCGATCAAGGACGACGCGGCGCGCGTGCCCGGAAAGGGCTACACACCGTCGATGAAGCCCCCGGTTTCCCTAGACCTTCCCGGACACCGAAGCGAGCGCATGGCGCGCGTGCTCTTCGTCGGGAGCGCGCTCACCATTCTGCAGTGCTACTGGATCACCGTCGCCGAGGCGATGTGGTTCGCGATCCACGTCACCGTGCAGTCCATCTTCTTTACGGCGGTCTTCGGTCTCATCGTCGTCGGCGCTCTCAACGCCGCGCTCGTCGCCGCGTCGCCGCGTCTGGCGTTCACCCGCCAGGAACTGCTACTGCTCTATGTGATGCAGGGCATGGGTGCTGCGATGGCAGGACACGGGTTCATGCAACTGCTGATCCCGTTGATGGGTCACGCCCATTGGTACGCGTCGCCGGAGAACGATTGGGCAGAGCTGATCCTTCCGCATCTCCCCAAATGGCTCGTCGTGTCGGATCCCGGAGCTCTGCGAGATCACTACTTAGGCGAATCGACGTTCTACACGAGCGAGCACTTCCGCATCTGGGCGACTCCCGTCTTCTGGTGGTCGCTGTTCATCTTCGCCTTCTCGGGGGCGATGTTGGCGACGAACCTCCTCGTCCGGCAGCAATGGGTCGAGCAGGAGAAGCTCACCTACCCCATCATTCAACTGCCGCTCGAACTCATCGAGCACCCGCGTCAGCTCGCGACCAGCCGCCTGATGTGGCTCGGCTTCGCCCTGTCGGCGTCGCTCGACCTGCTGAACGAGCTCCATATCCTGATGCCAAACGTGCCCGGCATCCATCTGAAGCTGACGCGCATCGACGTCTTCTTCACCGAGAAGCCGTGGAACTACATCGGCTGGATGCCCATCTCGTTCTACCCCTGGGCGATTGGCTTGGGCTTCTTCATCCCGCTCGACCTGCTGTTTTCCTGCTGGTTCTTCTACCTGTACTGGAAGGCGCAGCGCGTCTTCATGGGCGTCGTCGGGATGTCCGCGCGCGGCGGATCGTTCTCCGGCTTCCAGGGCATCATCGAGCAGGGAACCGGCGCGTTCATCGCCGTCGGGATCGGCGCGATCTGGGCATCGCGGCGACATCTGCAGTCCGTCTGGCGCTCGATCTCTCGACGCACGACGGAGCCGGAACGCGATTCCCCGATGGGCTACCGCACGACACTGGCGCTTCTGATCGGCTCGCTCGTCTTCCTGATCGCCTTCAGTCTCAGAGCCGGGATGTCGCTGTGGGTGGCGGTGGTCTTCTTCGCCGTCTATCTGCTCATCAACTTCTCGATCTCGCGCATGCGCGCCGAGATGGGCATCCCGGTTCACGACATGCACAACGCGGGGCCCGACCAGATACTTCCGCCACTGGCCGGAACCCGTCGCCTGGGTACGCGCAATCTCGTCGTCATGGCGCAGTACTGGTTCTTCAACCGGGCGCACTACTCCGACTTCATGCCGCTCCAGCTCGAAGGCTTCAAGCTGTCGAGCCGCATCGGCGGCAGAAGCCGGAACATGGTCATCGCCATCGCCGTCTCGACGGTCGTCGGCACGTTGGCGACGTTCTGGGCGTTCCTGGACACGTCGCATCGGGTCGGCATGGCGGGACGAATCGAGTGGTTCGGATGGGAACCTCTGAACCGTCTCGCCGGATGGCTCGTGAACCCGCTGGAGGCGCAGCCGTCCACGCCGGTCTTCCTGGGAATCGGTGCGGTCACGACGGTCTTCTTCGCGGCGATGCGCTCGCGCTTCATCTGGTGGCCCCTGCACCCCGCCGGATATGCCGTCTCCAACAGTTGGGGCATGGCGACGGTCTGGTTCCCGCTCTTGCTCGTCTGGGCGTTCAAGGGCATCCTGCTGCGCGTCGGCGGACTCGGAATGTACCGGCGTGCCATGCCCTTCTTCATCGGATTGATGCTCGGCGAGTTCGTCGTCGGGTCGTGCCTGTCGGTCATCGGAACGGCGACGGGCTCGCGCGTCTACTCCTTCTGGGTCTACTGAAACCGGTCGGTGCTCACGCCCAGACCACACCTGACCATACCTTGGTCATTTCAGCCGGTTCTGCACGCCATCACGCCCCGTTTTCCGGCTCGTGACTTCGGCACGTCTATTGCAAGTCAACGGACGAGTCGTGTCCAGGGCGAGGAGGCCCGCCGATGTCACTCAAAGCTGGACTGGGAGTGCTGGGGCTCGCCGTGGTCGTCTCTGCGTGCGCCGTATCGAAGCCCCTGACCGTCGACCTGAAGAGCCTGAGAACCACCGAACTGCGCGACGCGAACCTCGAAGGCGCACAGATCGCCGGAGCAGAGCTCGCGAACCGGGACATGCGCCGGATCGTCCTGCGCGATGCGAACCTCGCCGGAGCCGATTTGAGGCAAGTGGACCTGTCCGAGTCCGATCTCAGAAATGCCAACTTCGAGGGCGCGGACCTGAGATGGGCGAACCTGATGCGCGCGAACCTGCAGGGCGCGAACTTGCGCGGAGCGCGCCTGTTCGGCGACACGTCCGCCGGGAACTACGGCGCGAACCTGCGACATGCCGATCTCCGACGCGCGAAGCTCGACGGAGCCGATTTGCGCGGCGCGTCGTTCGAGTTCGCGGACATGCGCAACGCCAGCCTCCGTGACGCCGACTTGCGCGGCGCGGACCTCGCCTTCACCGACATGAGGCAAGCGAACGCGAAGGGCGCCGATTTCCGCGAAGCGCGCTACGTGCTGGAGACACGCTTCCCGGGCGCTTTCGATCCGCAGCAGGCAGGCATGATCGTCCGCGTCGGCAGGGGCGATTTCTTCGGTGGTGGCATGGGTGGTGCGAGCGGGCAGATCGGCGCGGCAGGTGTCCGAGACCGAGGAACGATCGGCGCCGGTACGGGTGGATACGGGAGTGGTCAGTCCGCTGGCGGCAGAGACTGATATCGCAGCATCGACACCAGGAGGATGCGTCTGTGAGGAGTGAGCGCGTGAGGGGGAGCGCATGGGCGGCGGCACTCATGGGGTTCGCCATATCCGCGCAATGGTTGGCGGCTGACGAACCGGCGGAACAGAACGTCGCCGAGCTCTCGAAGATCACCGTCACGGCGACGCGAAGCTCCCGCAACGAGTTCGACGTGCCAGCGGCTGTGAACATCGTCTCGCCCGACAAGCTGGGACGTCGGGCTCTGACCAGTGCGATCGATGCGCTGGAAGACGAGCTCGGCATCATCGCGCAACGCACGACAAATGGGCAGGGATCCCCGGCCATCCGGGGACTCACGGGGTACCACACGCTCATCCTGATCGACGGTGTGCGTCTCAGCAACTCGACGTTTCGCTCGGGCCCCAACCAGTACTTCAACACGCTGAACATCGACGACATCGACCGCATCGAGCTCGTGCGCGGTCCGAGCGCGGTCGCCTACGGCAACTCCGCCCTGGGAGGGGTCATCGCGGTGACCACCCGTCAGCCGTCCGTCACGTCAGAACTGACGGTGGAGCCGCGACTCTTCGGGCGTTGGCGGAGCGCGTCCGACGACCGGATCGGCGGCGTCTCCGTGAGCGGCTCATCTCACGACATGGGGTTCCTCGCCTCTTTCACGCGCAAGAGCGTCGGCGATGTCCAGCCGGGCGCGGGACGAGACGTGCACGTGAAGGGTCGGAAGTTCCTCCTGACGAGCCTCGAAGAGGACGCGCCGCAGCCGGGCGACAAGCTCAGATCGGGCGGCAAGGAGTACGTCGTCACGCGCGTCTACGACGAGGAAGCGCCCACCAGCTACACGGAGTCCGCCGGAAACGCGTCGGTGTCGTGGCAGCCCACTGAGGGCAGCTCGCTGCGCGCCGGGTATCAGGGACTGCGTCAGGTCGTGTCGTCGCGGTGGGACAAGATCGGCTCCGGCGAGGAGTACGACCTGCTGACGTTCGATCCGCAGGAGCGCCACCTGGCTCACGTGACCTACGAGTCGAATCGCCTCGTGCCGGGCATCGACCAGATCGCCGGCACGCTGTCGCTACACCGGCAGATCGAAGGGTCGTCGTCCCTCAAGGTCGGCAAAGACCCGGCGACCGACACGTCTCGTATCGAGGATACGGTCGATACCATCGGCGCGTCGATTCGAGGGGCTTCGAGCCTGTCGGACACGCAGCGATTGACCGTGGGCGCAGAGGTCTACCGGGACGCCATCGAGAGTGAGCAAGTGCTGCCCAAGGTCGTGGCGTGGGGACGGTTCCCGGATGGTTCCGACGCGCTCGACGCCAGCGGCTTCGCCCAGTACGAGATGTCACTGAGCCCGGGAGCGCTCATCTTCGCCGGGAACGTGACGCACTACGAGATGACGGCGGACCTGTCGCTGAGAGACCCCGCGTTCGGCGTCGTAGAAAAGTCCGGGAACGCCGCCACGGGAACCGTGTCGGGCAGCGTTCGGGTGATCGACGGTCTGAGAGTGTATGCCAGCGCGGGATCCGGCTTCCGGGCTCCCAGCCTCGACGATCTCTCCGGCGTGCAGGTCACCAACCAAAGCGTCAGCGCTCCCAGTCCCGGCGTGCTGCCGGAGCGGAACCTGAACGCCGAAGTCGGGCTGAAGGCGCAGACATCCCGAC is a window of Candidatus Poribacteria bacterium DNA encoding:
- a CDS encoding pentapeptide repeat-containing protein, translating into MSLKAGLGVLGLAVVVSACAVSKPLTVDLKSLRTTELRDANLEGAQIAGAELANRDMRRIVLRDANLAGADLRQVDLSESDLRNANFEGADLRWANLMRANLQGANLRGARLFGDTSAGNYGANLRHADLRRAKLDGADLRGASFEFADMRNASLRDADLRGADLAFTDMRQANAKGADFREARYVLETRFPGAFDPQQAGMIVRVGRGDFFGGGMGGASGQIGAAGVRDRGTIGAGTGGYGSGQSAGGRD
- a CDS encoding TonB-dependent receptor, coding for MRGSAWAAALMGFAISAQWLAADEPAEQNVAELSKITVTATRSSRNEFDVPAAVNIVSPDKLGRRALTSAIDALEDELGIIAQRTTNGQGSPAIRGLTGYHTLILIDGVRLSNSTFRSGPNQYFNTLNIDDIDRIELVRGPSAVAYGNSALGGVIAVTTRQPSVTSELTVEPRLFGRWRSASDDRIGGVSVSGSSHDMGFLASFTRKSVGDVQPGAGRDVHVKGRKFLLTSLEEDAPQPGDKLRSGGKEYVVTRVYDEEAPTSYTESAGNASVSWQPTEGSSLRAGYQGLRQVVSSRWDKIGSGEEYDLLTFDPQERHLAHVTYESNRLVPGIDQIAGTLSLHRQIEGSSSLKVGKDPATDTSRIEDTVDTIGASIRGASSLSDTQRLTVGAEVYRDAIESEQVLPKVVAWGRFPDGSDALDASGFAQYEMSLSPGALIFAGNVTHYEMTADLSLRDPAFGVVEKSGNAATGTVSGSVRVIDGLRVYASAGSGFRAPSLDDLSGVQVTNQSVSAPSPGVLPERNLNAEVGLKAQTSRLSGSLTVFQNDLRDQMVARRVSDVYGSELPQLYRSIQAEHPQADITVIDNLDRTRIRGIEAEAAVALPHDATVYALGSITRGSVLTIDGNDPDPAKPWQENIRREPPASGTVGVRWMPQGARRWVETFVRGAAKQDRLSAGDISDPRIPGYTRDASAVQWDGRRALDAGTPGWFTWNVRGGVTIGGVTASVGVENILNRRYRVHGSGVDAPGRDVIVSIENRF